The following proteins are encoded in a genomic region of Synechococcus sp. CBW1002:
- a CDS encoding alpha/beta fold hydrolase: protein MASAPARALEEVVIEIPLLETRFTVRLDELQSPEALRQGNSDLAELDRATGGAAGRQLRELLLQPVPLSVKQVADGSVGSPLLEQAMLVIASLGTVEGRKTDLSGRTLNEALLRASANGEPTLLSLMQAIPGQRVTLNLGRARQIVTRMAGQRQQAEALLATTTAAALPAGTTNGPGVAVNRRLASLQVPHRPQPLEVMVIEPASGANGRLVLISHGLWDKPTSFEGWGTLLSSRGYTVVLPRHPGSDSSQQEAVLAGQAPPPGPEELALRPQDLSGVLDAVLAGRLGFARPVDAERVVVLGHSWGATTALQVAGVRPTDSSLRQRCSNVDDPDRNLSWTLQCSWLKGAQNAALRDPRVIAVGAVSPPVSLLFPRGSGGELSGRVLLVSGSRDWVVPPDPEAIQPMRWGKTLGNQLVLVCRPGNNS from the coding sequence ATGGCTTCGGCCCCGGCTAGGGCCCTAGAAGAGGTGGTGATTGAGATCCCCCTGCTGGAGACCCGTTTCACAGTACGCCTGGATGAACTGCAGTCCCCTGAGGCCTTGCGCCAGGGCAACAGTGATCTGGCCGAGCTGGATCGCGCCACCGGTGGCGCCGCAGGTCGCCAGCTCAGGGAGCTGTTGCTCCAGCCAGTGCCCCTCAGCGTGAAACAGGTGGCCGATGGTTCGGTGGGCTCGCCCCTGCTCGAGCAGGCCATGCTCGTGATCGCCTCGCTCGGCACGGTGGAGGGGCGCAAGACCGACCTCAGCGGGCGGACGCTGAATGAAGCCCTGCTGCGGGCCTCCGCGAACGGCGAGCCCACCCTGCTGAGCCTGATGCAGGCGATCCCCGGTCAACGGGTGACGCTCAATCTCGGCCGCGCCCGTCAGATCGTCACCCGGATGGCGGGGCAACGGCAGCAGGCTGAAGCGCTGCTCGCCACCACAACCGCCGCCGCCCTGCCCGCTGGCACGACGAACGGCCCTGGGGTGGCTGTGAACCGGCGGCTGGCCAGCCTGCAGGTTCCCCATCGGCCCCAGCCGCTGGAGGTGATGGTGATCGAGCCAGCCAGCGGTGCCAACGGCCGTCTGGTGCTCATCTCCCACGGCCTGTGGGACAAGCCGACCAGCTTCGAGGGCTGGGGAACGCTGCTGTCCTCACGGGGCTACACCGTGGTGCTGCCTCGCCATCCCGGTAGCGACAGCAGCCAGCAGGAGGCGGTGCTGGCGGGCCAGGCGCCGCCGCCGGGCCCCGAGGAGCTGGCCCTGCGCCCGCAGGATCTGAGCGGCGTGCTCGATGCGGTGTTGGCGGGTCGGCTGGGCTTCGCCAGGCCTGTCGATGCCGAGCGGGTCGTGGTGCTGGGCCATTCCTGGGGGGCGACCACGGCCCTGCAGGTGGCCGGGGTGAGGCCCACCGACAGCAGCCTGCGCCAACGCTGCTCGAACGTGGATGATCCCGATCGAAACCTGAGCTGGACGCTGCAATGCAGCTGGCTGAAGGGTGCACAGAATGCCGCCCTCCGAGATCCCCGCGTCATTGCCGTGGGGGCTGTCAGCCCGCCGGTGTCGCTGCTGTTTCCCCGGGGCTCAGGCGGCGAATTGAGCGGCCGTGTGCTGCTGGTGAGCGGCAGCCGCGACTGGGTCGTGCCTCCCGATCCCGAAGCGATCCAGCCAATGCGTTGGGGCAAGACCCTGGGCAACCAACTGGTGCTAGTATGCCGTCCCGGAAATAACAGCTAG